One window from the genome of Gemmatimonadaceae bacterium encodes:
- the ileS gene encoding isoleucine--tRNA ligase: protein MTAAPDATRFAMLPAERSADDLERDVLARWEAEGLFARTLVESEGRPSYVFFEGPPTANGKPGIHHVFSRTIKDLFCRHRAMKGFRVLRKAGWDTHGLPVEIEVEKRLGISGKQQIEALGVAEFNQLCRDSVFTYRGDWEKLSARIGYWLDYEHPYVTYSNEYVESVWWALKTLHGQGYLYRGHKILPYCPRCGTALSSHEVAQGYEDVEDPSVYVALDLVDAEGAPDGRGRRILVWTTTPWTLVSNTALAVHPTLGYVELARKDGKDARTVILAESRVKPVLGEDFATRWDLVRLLSGAELVGMRYRRPLDWLPYPPGAHEIIVGEEFVSADDGTGVVHLAPAFGADDYAAGKRHQLAFLQPVNAQGQFPADLPVAGGAFVKDADPLLIEELKRRGVLWKAGKITHAYPHCWRCGTPLLYYARTSWFVKTTAYRDQMLARNARVDWHPPEVGEGRFGEWLKNNIDWAISRDRYWGTPLPVWVCDANHAHLDVIGSFADLAERRGAPLPADFDPHKPGVDRYEWACRHAGCGGTMRRTPEVIDTWFDSGAMSFAQWGYPHVAGSRERLERQYPADFIAEGVDQTRGWFYSLLAIATGLGDALPRNEGTGTREPGAGAAPYGHVVVNDLILDADGQKMSKSRGNVVDPWSVIAAYGADAVRLFLVASADVSVPRKFDERAIREQAVRFLLTLKNVYSGMFAQYANYGWAPSDRDPAPADRPAMDRWMLSRLAGVESEVDGALERYDATAAARALIRFVDDDMANWYVRLSRSRFYEVDGEDNRAAFATLHEVLVTTCRLLAPLAPFLSDWMHRALTGGSVHLAPFVRERPADRDPALERAMAGVRMLAKLGRAAREAAGVKVRQPLSRLVCVAPDADEAELAPLVPLLATELNVKRVEFARTGDALVTLEAKPNFRTLGKKFGKQTPLAAQAIGAFTPEELRAFVHGAPLAVTAGGESHQLDADDVTIVRRASGELVVEEEAGFFAALDPVVTPELRREGLARELVSRVQRGRKETGLAVSDRIVLYVGGDADVRAAVETHGAWIAGEVLATRVVWREDGEAGDQATMPTVEVDGIAARIAITKAE from the coding sequence GTGACGGCGGCTCCCGACGCGACGCGGTTCGCGATGCTGCCCGCCGAGCGATCGGCGGACGACCTGGAGCGCGACGTGCTGGCGCGCTGGGAGGCGGAGGGGCTGTTCGCGCGGACGCTCGTGGAGAGCGAGGGCCGGCCGTCATACGTATTCTTTGAAGGTCCGCCCACGGCCAACGGCAAGCCGGGCATCCACCACGTGTTCTCGCGGACGATCAAGGACCTGTTCTGCCGCCATCGGGCGATGAAGGGGTTCCGCGTGCTGCGCAAGGCGGGGTGGGACACGCACGGGCTGCCGGTGGAGATCGAGGTGGAGAAGCGGCTGGGGATCAGCGGCAAGCAGCAGATCGAAGCGCTGGGGGTGGCCGAGTTCAACCAGTTGTGCCGCGACAGCGTGTTCACCTATCGCGGCGATTGGGAGAAGCTGAGCGCGCGGATCGGCTACTGGTTGGACTACGAGCACCCGTACGTGACGTACAGCAACGAGTACGTGGAGAGCGTGTGGTGGGCGCTCAAGACGCTGCACGGCCAGGGCTACCTGTACCGCGGGCACAAGATCCTGCCGTACTGTCCGCGCTGCGGCACGGCGCTGTCGAGCCATGAGGTGGCGCAGGGTTACGAGGATGTGGAAGATCCGAGCGTGTACGTGGCGCTCGATCTCGTGGACGCGGAGGGCGCGCCGGACGGGCGCGGGCGTCGCATCCTGGTCTGGACAACGACGCCGTGGACGCTGGTGTCGAACACGGCGCTCGCCGTGCACCCGACGCTGGGCTACGTGGAGCTGGCGCGCAAGGACGGGAAGGACGCGCGCACCGTCATCCTCGCCGAATCGCGCGTGAAGCCGGTGCTGGGCGAGGACTTCGCGACGCGGTGGGATCTGGTGCGCCTGTTGTCCGGCGCGGAGCTGGTGGGCATGCGCTACCGCCGCCCGCTCGACTGGCTGCCATATCCGCCGGGCGCGCACGAGATCATCGTGGGCGAGGAGTTCGTCTCGGCCGACGACGGCACGGGGGTGGTGCACCTGGCGCCGGCGTTCGGGGCCGACGACTACGCGGCCGGGAAGCGGCACCAGTTGGCGTTCCTGCAACCGGTGAACGCGCAGGGCCAATTCCCGGCCGACCTGCCGGTGGCGGGGGGCGCGTTCGTGAAGGACGCCGATCCGCTGCTGATCGAGGAGTTGAAGCGGCGCGGCGTGCTCTGGAAGGCGGGAAAGATCACGCACGCGTATCCGCACTGCTGGCGCTGCGGCACGCCGCTCCTGTACTACGCGCGCACGTCGTGGTTCGTGAAGACCACGGCGTATCGCGATCAGATGCTGGCGCGGAACGCGCGGGTGGATTGGCATCCGCCCGAAGTGGGCGAGGGGCGGTTCGGCGAGTGGCTCAAGAACAACATCGACTGGGCGATCTCGCGCGACCGGTACTGGGGCACGCCGTTGCCGGTGTGGGTGTGCGACGCGAACCACGCCCATCTCGACGTGATCGGCAGCTTTGCCGATCTCGCGGAGCGCCGCGGGGCGCCGTTGCCGGCGGACTTCGATCCGCACAAGCCGGGCGTGGACCGCTACGAATGGGCGTGCCGGCACGCCGGGTGCGGGGGCACGATGCGCCGCACGCCGGAGGTGATCGACACCTGGTTCGATTCGGGCGCGATGTCGTTCGCGCAGTGGGGCTATCCGCACGTGGCGGGGAGCCGGGAGCGGCTGGAGCGGCAGTATCCGGCGGACTTCATCGCCGAGGGCGTGGACCAGACGCGCGGGTGGTTCTACTCGCTGCTGGCGATCGCCACCGGGCTGGGCGACGCCCTGCCGCGCAACGAGGGCACGGGCACGCGCGAGCCGGGCGCGGGGGCGGCGCCGTACGGGCACGTGGTGGTGAACGATCTCATCCTCGACGCCGACGGCCAGAAGATGTCCAAGAGCCGCGGCAACGTGGTGGATCCGTGGAGCGTGATCGCCGCCTACGGCGCGGACGCCGTGCGGCTGTTCCTCGTCGCGTCGGCCGACGTGTCGGTGCCGCGCAAGTTCGACGAGCGGGCGATCCGCGAGCAGGCCGTGCGGTTCCTGCTCACGCTCAAGAACGTGTACAGCGGGATGTTCGCGCAGTACGCCAACTACGGGTGGGCGCCCTCGGACCGCGATCCGGCGCCCGCCGACCGTCCGGCGATGGACCGATGGATGCTGTCGCGGCTGGCCGGCGTGGAGTCGGAGGTGGACGGGGCGCTCGAGCGATACGACGCGACGGCGGCGGCGCGGGCGCTCATCCGGTTCGTGGACGACGACATGGCCAACTGGTACGTGCGGCTGAGCCGGTCGCGCTTCTACGAGGTGGACGGCGAGGACAACCGCGCGGCGTTCGCGACCCTGCACGAGGTGCTGGTCACGACCTGCCGGCTGCTGGCGCCGCTGGCGCCGTTCCTGAGCGACTGGATGCACCGCGCGCTCACCGGGGGGTCGGTGCACCTGGCGCCGTTCGTGCGCGAGCGGCCGGCGGACCGCGACCCGGCGTTGGAGCGGGCGATGGCGGGGGTGCGGATGCTGGCCAAGCTGGGGCGCGCGGCGCGGGAGGCGGCGGGGGTGAAGGTGCGGCAACCGCTGTCGCGTCTGGTGTGCGTGGCGCCCGACGCCGACGAGGCCGAGTTGGCGCCGCTGGTGCCGCTGCTGGCCACGGAGTTGAACGTGAAGCGCGTGGAGTTCGCGCGGACCGGCGACGCGCTGGTCACGCTGGAAGCGAAACCAAACTTCCGCACGCTTGGTAAGAAGTTCGGCAAGCAGACGCCGCTGGCGGCGCAGGCGATCGGGGCGTTCACGCCGGAGGAGTTACGGGCGTTCGTGCACGGCGCGCCGCTGGCGGTGACGGCGGGCGGCGAGTCGCACCAGCTGGACGCCGACGACGTCACGATCGTGCGGCGGGCGTCGGGGGAGCTGGTGGTGGAGGAGGAGGCGGGATTCTTCGCGGCGCTGGATCCGGTGGTGACGCCGGAGTTGCGGCGCGAAGGGCTGGCCCGCGAGCTGGTGAGC
- a CDS encoding purine-nucleoside phosphorylase, protein MTTHAAPDTAATMEAPIDAAAEVVRARFPRRPDAAIILGTGLGRLAEEMAIEAAIPYGEIPGFPVATVEAHAGRLLCGTLAGKTVLMMQGRFHRYEGYTLRQVTFPVRVLHALGAPVLVVSNACGGMNPAWKAGDVMLIVDHINLLGDNPLIGANDDRRGPRFPDMSAPYDAGLAALAREAARAEGVVLREGVYVAVAGPNLETRAEYRMLRGMGADVVGMSTVPEVIVAVHEGMRVLGFSIITDECVPETLTPTSLAEVIAVAGRAEPTLGRLVHGVLERM, encoded by the coding sequence ATGACGACGCACGCAGCACCGGACACCGCAGCGACGATGGAGGCGCCGATCGACGCGGCGGCCGAGGTCGTGCGGGCGCGGTTTCCGCGCCGTCCGGATGCGGCGATCATCCTCGGGACCGGGCTGGGGCGCCTGGCCGAGGAGATGGCCATCGAGGCGGCGATTCCATACGGCGAGATTCCGGGGTTTCCGGTGGCGACGGTGGAGGCGCACGCCGGGCGTCTGCTGTGCGGCACGCTGGCGGGCAAGACGGTGCTGATGATGCAGGGGCGATTCCACCGGTACGAGGGCTACACACTGCGGCAGGTGACGTTTCCGGTGCGCGTGCTGCACGCGCTCGGGGCGCCGGTGCTGGTGGTGTCGAACGCGTGCGGGGGGATGAACCCGGCGTGGAAGGCGGGGGACGTGATGCTGATCGTCGACCACATCAATCTTCTGGGCGACAATCCGCTGATCGGCGCCAACGACGATCGGCGGGGGCCGCGGTTTCCGGACATGTCGGCGCCCTACGATGCGGGGCTCGCGGCTCTGGCGCGCGAGGCGGCGCGCGCCGAGGGGGTGGTGTTGCGCGAAGGCGTGTACGTGGCGGTGGCGGGGCCGAACCTGGAGACGCGCGCCGAGTACCGCATGTTGCGCGGGATGGGCGCCGACGTGGTGGGGATGTCCACGGTGCCGGAAGTGATCGTGGCCGTGCACGAGGGGATGCGGGTGCTGGGCTTCTCGATCATCACCGACGAGTGCGTTCCCGAAACGCTCACGCCCACGAGCCTGGCCGAGGTGATCGCGGTGGCGGGGCGGGCCGAGCCGACGCTGGGCCGTCTGGTGCACGGCGTGCTGGAGCGGATGTGA